Proteins encoded within one genomic window of Triticum aestivum cultivar Chinese Spring chromosome 2D, IWGSC CS RefSeq v2.1, whole genome shotgun sequence:
- the LOC123051308 gene encoding arginine decarboxylase-like, protein MAKNYGGVYNIHGWGDPYFAVNTHGHLCVRPHGRQTSPGQEIDLLSVIHQAAATTTTDDHDGKERRLQFPMILRFPDVLRHRLDSLHAAFAAAIEHTGYRSVYQGVFPVKVNQNKAVVQDMVRFGHEYGYGLEAGSKPELLIAMSCLTRGRAKPGAYLVCNGYKDKDYVALALAARAMGLNVIIVLEMEEELDIVVEQSRRLGIEPAIGVRAKLLTKLPGHFGSTAGKHGKFGLLAERIYEVARKLRGMGKLHWLKLLHFHVGSMIPSTDIVFKAACEAAGIYCALVNDCGAEAMTTLDCGGGLGVDYDGTRSGSSDMSVAYGLEEYASSIVQAVRLKCDDNGVPHPVLCTESGRAMASHHSMIILEALSAIAEPKDDGDTTEQLHAKIHELASKQQPRALLNLKGDAAAGMSTSHALDIKKHGIEMYKLGKKLAKSVMADAATIYNYHMNLSVFSLVPDFWGIQQLFPMMPVSRLHERPTRMATLVDLTCDSDGKIEKFIGGAETLPLHPLDTVSSPGGGGYYVAVLLSGAYQEALSSKHNLFGGPSLVRVLGGDDGEFILDTVDLGPTTEELIGTMRYDIKKDIGGVIEERAREKQVWEMVGTLVGNALNTMPYLVDYQPPPTA, encoded by the coding sequence ATGGCCAAGAACTACGGCGGAGTGTACAACATCCACGGCTGGGGCGACCCCTACTTCGCCGTCAACACGCACGGCCACCTCTGCGTCCGCCCCCACGGCCGCCAAACCTCACCGGGCCAGGAGATCGACCTGCTCTCCGTCATCCACCAAGCCGCAGCGACGACGACCACCGACGATCACGACGGCAAGGAGAGGAGGCTCCAGTTCCCCATGATCCTCCGCTTCCCCGACGTGCTCCGGCACCGGCTCGACTCGCTGCACGCCGCGTTCGCGGCCGCCATCGAGCACACTGGCTACCGCTCCGTCTACCAGGGCGTGTTCCCGGTCAAGGTGAACCAGAACAAGGCCGTCGTGCAGGACATGGTCCGCTTCGGCCACGAGTACGGCTACGGGCTCGAGGCCGGGTCCAAGCCGGAGCTGCTCATCGCCATGAGCTGCCTCACCAGGGGCAGAGCCAAGCCTGGCGCCTACCTGGTGTGCAACGGATACAAGGACAAGGACTACGTCGCGCTCGCCCTGGCGGCGCGCGCCATGGGCCTCAACGTCATCATCGTGCTGGAGATGGAGGAGGAGCTCGACATCGTCGTCGAGCAGAGCCGCAGGCTCGGCATCGAGCCGGCCATTGGTGTTCGTGCCAAGCTGCTAACCAAGTTACCGGGCCATTTCGGGTCCACGGCCGGCAAGCACGGCAAGTTCGGGCTCCTGGCCGAGAGGATCTACGAGGTGGCCCGGAAGCTCAGGGGCATGGGCAAGCTGCATTGGCTCAAGCTGCTGCACTTCCACGTCGGCTCCATGATCCCGTCCACGGACATCGTCTTCAAGGCGGCCTGCGAGGCCGCCGGGATCTACTGCGCGCTCGTGAACGATTGTGGCGCGGAGGCGATGACCACGCTGGACTGCGGCGGTGGGCTCGGCGTCGACTACGACGGGACACGATCGGGCAGCTCCGACATGTCGGTGGCGTATGGGCTGGAGGAGTACGCGTCCAGCATCGTGCAGGCGGTGCGGCTCAAGTGTGACGACAACGGCGTTCCCCACCCCGTGCTCTGCACCGAGAGCGGCCGCGCCATGGCGTCACACCACTCCATGATCATCCTCGAGGCGCTCTCCGCGATCGCCGAGCCCAAAGACGACGGCGACACCACAGAGCAGCTGCACGCCAAGATCCATGAGCTGGCCTCGAAGCAGCAGCCGAGGGCGCTATTGAATTTGAAGGGTGACGCGGCGGCGGGCATGTCCACGTCCCATGCCTTGGACATCAAGAAGCACGGCATCGAGATGTACAAGCTGGGCAAGAAGCTCGCCAAGAGCGTCATGGCTGACGCCGCCACCATCTACAACTACCACATGAACCTGTCCGTCTTCTCGCTGGTGCCCGACTTCTGGGGCATCCAGCAGTTGTTCCCGATGATGCCGGTGAGCCGGCTCCACGAGAGGCCGACCCGCATGGCCACACTCGTCGACCTCACCTGCGACAGCGACGGGAAGATCGAGAAGTTCATCGGCGGGGCAGAGACGCTGCCGCTGCACCCGCTGGACACCGTGTCTAGCCCTGGCGGCGGCGGATACTACGTGGCCGTGCTCCTGTCCGGAGCGTACCAGGAGGCCCTGTCCAGCAAGCACAACCTGTTCGGCGGCCCCAGTCTCGTGCGCGTGCTTGGCGGTGACGACGGCGAGTTCATACTCGACACGGTTGACCTGGGCCCGACCACGGAGGAGCTCATCGGCACCATGAGGTACGACATCAAGAAGGACATCGGCGGGGTGATCGAGGAGCGAGCGAGGGAGAAGCAGGTGTGGGAAATGGTGGGGACGCTCGTGGGGAACGCGCTCAACACCATGCCGTACCTCGTCGATTATCAGCCCCCACCAACCGCCTAG